In Juglans microcarpa x Juglans regia isolate MS1-56 chromosome 7D, Jm3101_v1.0, whole genome shotgun sequence, the following are encoded in one genomic region:
- the LOC121238890 gene encoding rab3 GTPase-activating protein catalytic subunit isoform X4, producing the protein MASSSKIDSNAEDEAPQEEVEHFDDFTLASSWERFISEIEAVCRQWMADGPKNLLEKGAVHLEFSKNLYKVKSDLKYASKSYCIEYYFEKTNNDSRVSDWNFNLHELQMCFGVNDFLVIAPQSASGVVLDAPEASKLLSAVAIALTNCSSLLPALVPVHDPSRKAYIGIQNMGTVFTRRFEADHIGTQVPVQLMHLEGLYELFISKFAYSTLDFSVHLFKVNFTMKLTYRTIPYDDDHDPQGTDAEITEPGGNPVSDTHNKVQWDDDCPWSEWYSAEDPIKGFELIALWSEKMIESSLQMAELENDSPHDAEKWILFPKFSQNFDGSKGNQIGFSSQLHLLIDALDMSFEAQFIEDFVSGPDNLKTSMIIPPPTVIDRVLKELFHEGVRDPDFAKGGHKSSRAIKGAPLQSLFAQFCLNCLWFGSCNIRAIAVLWIEFVREVRWCWEESQPLPKMPANGSIDLSTCLINQKLQMLAICIERKLELNEDYEDCIGSMDQASPHTKEEDSVAEDSDSSIMRTPSEDFKGKRDSPLTPENLHHSGITMLRYSSEPEEVVLADPKPSDCIRRGSARVVGSMMLLKSNQEMHVPFTQDAPLMTEDMHEERLQAVEAFGDSFNFSAQLERDILSSDMSAFKAANPDAVFEDFIRWHSPGDWENDDAQENGSTNKLAMVNPNNFWPPRGQLSQRMSEHGNLWRNIWNDAPALPASEQKPLLDPNREGEKVLHYLETIRPHQLLEQMVCTAFRASADTLNQTSYGGLKQMTTKMEQLYLTMASVLKPVQANRLSAGSEIFEDLRRLCGILEHVEKLLTVAASLHRKFLQAPRLSEAIFSDYYNFYLPRMRTGSVEDNVQMEFDKKQQVRTHERRVISNMFTTPTANQSWRKVLSMGNLLNGHEPILREIIFSMRDRVSGNHYAAHTPMVYQQEIETYRMYICGTSNDLRVALSVVSCD; encoded by the exons ATGGCGTCCTCCAGCAAAATAGATTCCAATGCAGAAGACGAGGCTCCGCAAGAGGAG GTTGAGCACTTCGATGATTTCACGCTCGCCTCTTCATGGGAAAG GTTCATTTCTGAAATAGAGGCGGTTTGCCGGCAATGGATGGCTGATGGTCCAAAAAATTTGTTG GAAAAGGGTGCTGTTCACCTGGAATTTTCAAAGAACTTATATAAAGTCAAATCTGACTTGAAGTATGCCTCAAAAAGCTATTGCATCGAGTACTACTTTGAGAAAACCAACAATGACA GCAGAGTTTCAGACTGGAACTTCAACTTGCATGAGTTGCAGATGTGTTTTGGGGTTAACGATTTTTTG GTGATTGCTCCTCAAAGTGCTAGTGGTGTAGTACTTGATGCACCGGAGGCTAGCAAGCTTTTAAGTGCAGTTGCAATTGCTTTGACAAATTGTTCAAG TTTGTTGCCTGCACTTGTTCCAGTACATGATCCTTCTAGGAAAGCATACATTGGCATCCAAAATATGGGAACTGTTTTCACCAGAAGATTCGAGGCAGATCATATCGGTACACAGGTTCCAGTACAACTTATGCATTTGGAAGGATTGTACGAGTTGTTTATTTCAAAGTTT GCCTACTCCACACTGGACTTTTCTGTGCATCTTTTCAAAGTCAATTTTACGATGAAGCTAACGTACAGAACAATTCCCTATGATGATGACCATGATCCCCAAGGAACTGATGCTGAAATTACAGAACCTGGAGGAAACCCTGTTAGTGATACCCACAACAAAGTGCAATGGGATGACGATTGTCCTTGGAGTGAGTGGTATTCTGCAGAGGACCCGATTAAAG GATTTGAATTGATTGCCCTATGGTCAGAGAAGATGATTGAAAGCTCTCTGCAAATGGCCGAATTGGAAAATGATTCACCTCATGATGCTGAGAAGTGGATACTATTTcccaaattttctcaaaattt TGATGGTTCCAAAGGAAACCAAATTGGATTTTCTTCCCAATTGCACCTTTTGATTGATGCATTAGATATGTCATTTGAGGCTCAATTTATCGAAGATTTTGTTTCAG GTCCTGATAATTTGAAGACCTCAATGATTATACCTCCACCTACAGTCATTGATCGTGTACTTAAAGAACTTTTCCATGAGG GAGTGCGAGACCCAGATTTTGCCAAGGGCGGGCATAAGAGTTCTCGAGCTATTAAAGGCGCACCTCTTCAATCTCTGTTTGCACAGTTTTGTTTAAACTGTCTTTGGTTTGGCAGCTGCAACATACGTG CTATTGCGGTGCTTTGGATAGAGTTTGTTCGAGAAGTTCGGTGGTGTTGGGAAGAGTCACAGCCATTGCCCAAAATGCCAGCTAATGGTTCAATTGACTTATCCACTTGTTTGATTAACCAGAAACTACAAATG CTTGCAATATGCATTGAGAGGAAGCTTGAGCTGAATGAAGACTACGAAGATTGTATTGGAAGCATGGATCAAGCTTCTCCTCATACAAAG GAGGAGGATTCAGTTGCAGAAGACTCAGACTCATCCATAATGCGAACACCTAGTGAAGATTTCAAGGGGAAACGTGACAG CCCCTTGACACCAGAGAATTTACATCATTCTGGAATAACCATGCTGAGATATAGTAGTGAGCCTGAAGAAGTGGTGTTGGCTGATCCTAAACCTTCCGACTGTATCAGGAGGGGTTCAGCTCGTGTGGTGGGGTCTATGATGCTTCTGAAGTCAAATCAAGAAATGCATGTCCCGTTCACTCAG GATGCACCACTTATGACAGAAGACATGCATGAAGAGCGGCTCCAGGCTGTTGAAGCCTTTGGTGATTCATTT AACTTTTCTGCTCAGTTGGAGAGAGATATCTTATCTTCAG ACATGTCAGCATTTAAAGCAGCAAATCCAGATGCtgtttttgaagattttattcGATGGCATTCACCTGGAGATTGGGAGAATGATGATGCCCAAGAAAATGGATCAACTAACAAACTTGCTATGGTGAATCCAAATAATTTTTGGCCTCCTCGAGGACAACTTTCACAAAGAATGTCCGAGCATGGAAATTTATGGCGAAATATTTGGAATGATGCACCTGCTTTGCCTGCTTCGGAGCAGAAGCCTCTCCTGGATCCAAATAGAGAAGGAGAAAAG GTCCTTCATTACCTTGAAACAATACGACCTCATCAGTTGCTTGAGCAAATGGTCTGCACTGCCTTCAGAGCTTCAGCGGACACTTTAAACCAGACTAGTTATGGAGGCTTGAAGCAGATGACAACCAAAATGGAGCAACTTTACCTTACTATGGCATCTGTGTTGAAACCTGTGCAAG CAAATCGTTTATCTGCTGGCAGTGAGATTTTTGAAGACCTAAGACGCCTATGTGGCATTCTCGAACATGTTGAGAAGTTGCTGACTGTTGCAGCTTCTCTTCATCGTAAATTCTTGCAAGCACCACGCCTCTCTGAAGCAATATTTAGTGACTACTACAACTTTTATCTTCCAAGAATGCGAACAGGCTCAGTAGAGGACAACGTTCAAATG GAGTTTGACAAGAAGCAACAAGTAAGGACCCATGAGAGACGAGTTATATCGAATATGTTTACTACTCCCACTGCAAACCAGTCATGGAGAAAAGTTCTGAGCATGGGTAATCTTCTCAATGGCCATGAACCAATCCTCCGAGAGATCATATTTTCCATGCGCGATAGAGTCAGTGGCAATCACTATGCCGCCCATACTCCTATGGTTTATCAACAGGAAATAGAAACATACCGTATGTATATATGCGGAACCTCAAACGATCTCCGGGTAGCCCTCTCTGTTGTCTCGTGTGATTAG
- the LOC121238890 gene encoding rab3 GTPase-activating protein catalytic subunit isoform X2: MASSSKIDSNAEDEAPQEEVEHFDDFTLASSWERFISEIEAVCRQWMADGPKNLLEKGAVHLEFSKNLYKVKSDLKYASKSYCIEYYFEKTNNDSRVSDWNFNLHELQMCFGVNDFLVIAPQSASGVVLDAPEASKLLSAVAIALTNCSSLLPALVPVHDPSRKAYIGIQNMGTVFTRRFEADHIGTQVPVQLMHLEGLYELFISKFAYSTLDFSVHLFKVNFTMKLTYRTIPYDDDHDPQGTDAEITEPGGNPVSDTHNKVQWDDDCPWSEWYSAEDPIKGFELIALWSEKMIESSLQMAELENDSPHDAEKWILFPKFSQNFDGSKGNQIGFSSQLHLLIDALDMSFEAQFIEDFVSVENTGPDNLKTSMIIPPPTVIDRVLKELFHEGVRDPDFAKGGHKSSRAIKGAPLQSLFAQFCLNCLWFGSCNIRAIAVLWIEFVREVRWCWEESQPLPKMPANGSIDLSTCLINQKLQMLAICIERKLELNEDYEDCIGSMDQASPHTKEEDSVAEDSDSSIMRTPSEDFKGKRDSPLTPENLHHSGITMLRYSSEPEEVVLADPKPSDCIRRGSARVVGSMMLLKSNQEMHVPFTQDAPLMTEDMHEERLQAVEAFGDSFNFSAQLERDILSSDMSAFKAANPDAVFEDFIRWHSPGDWENDDAQENGSTNKLAMVNPNNFWPPRGQLSQRMSEHGNLWRNIWNDAPALPASEQKPLLDPNREGEKVLHYLETIRPHQLLEQMVCTAFRASADTLNQTSYGGLKQMTTKMEQLYLTMASVLKPVQANRLSAGSEIFEDLRRLCGILEHVEKLLTVAASLHRKFLQAPRLSEAIFSDYYNFYLPRMRTGSVEDNVQMEFDKKQQVRTHERRVISNMFTTPTANQSWRKVLSMGNLLNGHEPILREIIFSMRDRVSGNHYAAHTPMVYQQEIETYRMYICGTSNDLRVALSVVSCD; the protein is encoded by the exons ATGGCGTCCTCCAGCAAAATAGATTCCAATGCAGAAGACGAGGCTCCGCAAGAGGAG GTTGAGCACTTCGATGATTTCACGCTCGCCTCTTCATGGGAAAG GTTCATTTCTGAAATAGAGGCGGTTTGCCGGCAATGGATGGCTGATGGTCCAAAAAATTTGTTG GAAAAGGGTGCTGTTCACCTGGAATTTTCAAAGAACTTATATAAAGTCAAATCTGACTTGAAGTATGCCTCAAAAAGCTATTGCATCGAGTACTACTTTGAGAAAACCAACAATGACA GCAGAGTTTCAGACTGGAACTTCAACTTGCATGAGTTGCAGATGTGTTTTGGGGTTAACGATTTTTTG GTGATTGCTCCTCAAAGTGCTAGTGGTGTAGTACTTGATGCACCGGAGGCTAGCAAGCTTTTAAGTGCAGTTGCAATTGCTTTGACAAATTGTTCAAG TTTGTTGCCTGCACTTGTTCCAGTACATGATCCTTCTAGGAAAGCATACATTGGCATCCAAAATATGGGAACTGTTTTCACCAGAAGATTCGAGGCAGATCATATCGGTACACAGGTTCCAGTACAACTTATGCATTTGGAAGGATTGTACGAGTTGTTTATTTCAAAGTTT GCCTACTCCACACTGGACTTTTCTGTGCATCTTTTCAAAGTCAATTTTACGATGAAGCTAACGTACAGAACAATTCCCTATGATGATGACCATGATCCCCAAGGAACTGATGCTGAAATTACAGAACCTGGAGGAAACCCTGTTAGTGATACCCACAACAAAGTGCAATGGGATGACGATTGTCCTTGGAGTGAGTGGTATTCTGCAGAGGACCCGATTAAAG GATTTGAATTGATTGCCCTATGGTCAGAGAAGATGATTGAAAGCTCTCTGCAAATGGCCGAATTGGAAAATGATTCACCTCATGATGCTGAGAAGTGGATACTATTTcccaaattttctcaaaattt TGATGGTTCCAAAGGAAACCAAATTGGATTTTCTTCCCAATTGCACCTTTTGATTGATGCATTAGATATGTCATTTGAGGCTCAATTTATCGAAGATTTTGTTTCAG TTGAAAACACAGGTCCTGATAATTTGAAGACCTCAATGATTATACCTCCACCTACAGTCATTGATCGTGTACTTAAAGAACTTTTCCATGAGG GAGTGCGAGACCCAGATTTTGCCAAGGGCGGGCATAAGAGTTCTCGAGCTATTAAAGGCGCACCTCTTCAATCTCTGTTTGCACAGTTTTGTTTAAACTGTCTTTGGTTTGGCAGCTGCAACATACGTG CTATTGCGGTGCTTTGGATAGAGTTTGTTCGAGAAGTTCGGTGGTGTTGGGAAGAGTCACAGCCATTGCCCAAAATGCCAGCTAATGGTTCAATTGACTTATCCACTTGTTTGATTAACCAGAAACTACAAATG CTTGCAATATGCATTGAGAGGAAGCTTGAGCTGAATGAAGACTACGAAGATTGTATTGGAAGCATGGATCAAGCTTCTCCTCATACAAAG GAGGAGGATTCAGTTGCAGAAGACTCAGACTCATCCATAATGCGAACACCTAGTGAAGATTTCAAGGGGAAACGTGACAG CCCCTTGACACCAGAGAATTTACATCATTCTGGAATAACCATGCTGAGATATAGTAGTGAGCCTGAAGAAGTGGTGTTGGCTGATCCTAAACCTTCCGACTGTATCAGGAGGGGTTCAGCTCGTGTGGTGGGGTCTATGATGCTTCTGAAGTCAAATCAAGAAATGCATGTCCCGTTCACTCAG GATGCACCACTTATGACAGAAGACATGCATGAAGAGCGGCTCCAGGCTGTTGAAGCCTTTGGTGATTCATTT AACTTTTCTGCTCAGTTGGAGAGAGATATCTTATCTTCAG ACATGTCAGCATTTAAAGCAGCAAATCCAGATGCtgtttttgaagattttattcGATGGCATTCACCTGGAGATTGGGAGAATGATGATGCCCAAGAAAATGGATCAACTAACAAACTTGCTATGGTGAATCCAAATAATTTTTGGCCTCCTCGAGGACAACTTTCACAAAGAATGTCCGAGCATGGAAATTTATGGCGAAATATTTGGAATGATGCACCTGCTTTGCCTGCTTCGGAGCAGAAGCCTCTCCTGGATCCAAATAGAGAAGGAGAAAAG GTCCTTCATTACCTTGAAACAATACGACCTCATCAGTTGCTTGAGCAAATGGTCTGCACTGCCTTCAGAGCTTCAGCGGACACTTTAAACCAGACTAGTTATGGAGGCTTGAAGCAGATGACAACCAAAATGGAGCAACTTTACCTTACTATGGCATCTGTGTTGAAACCTGTGCAAG CAAATCGTTTATCTGCTGGCAGTGAGATTTTTGAAGACCTAAGACGCCTATGTGGCATTCTCGAACATGTTGAGAAGTTGCTGACTGTTGCAGCTTCTCTTCATCGTAAATTCTTGCAAGCACCACGCCTCTCTGAAGCAATATTTAGTGACTACTACAACTTTTATCTTCCAAGAATGCGAACAGGCTCAGTAGAGGACAACGTTCAAATG GAGTTTGACAAGAAGCAACAAGTAAGGACCCATGAGAGACGAGTTATATCGAATATGTTTACTACTCCCACTGCAAACCAGTCATGGAGAAAAGTTCTGAGCATGGGTAATCTTCTCAATGGCCATGAACCAATCCTCCGAGAGATCATATTTTCCATGCGCGATAGAGTCAGTGGCAATCACTATGCCGCCCATACTCCTATGGTTTATCAACAGGAAATAGAAACATACCGTATGTATATATGCGGAACCTCAAACGATCTCCGGGTAGCCCTCTCTGTTGTCTCGTGTGATTAG
- the LOC121238890 gene encoding rab3 GTPase-activating protein catalytic subunit isoform X3 — protein MASSSKIDSNAEDEAPQEEVEHFDDFTLASSWERFISEIEAVCRQWMADGPKNLLEKGAVHLEFSKNLYKVKSDLKYASKSYCIEYYFEKTNNDSRVSDWNFNLHELQMCFGVNDFLVIAPQSASGVVLDAPEASKLLSAVAIALTNCSSLLPALVPVHDPSRKAYIGIQNMGTVFTRRFEADHIGTQVPVQLMHLEGLYELFISKFAYSTLDFSVHLFKVNFTMKLTYRTIPYDDDHDPQGTDAEITEPGGNPVSDTHNKVQWDDDCPWSEWYSAEDPIKGFELIALWSEKMIESSLQMAELENDSPHDAEKWILFPKFSQNLSDGSKGNQIGFSSQLHLLIDALDMSFEAQFIEDFVSGPDNLKTSMIIPPPTVIDRVLKELFHEGVRDPDFAKGGHKSSRAIKGAPLQSLFAQFCLNCLWFGSCNIRAIAVLWIEFVREVRWCWEESQPLPKMPANGSIDLSTCLINQKLQMLAICIERKLELNEDYEDCIGSMDQASPHTKEEDSVAEDSDSSIMRTPSEDFKGKRDSPLTPENLHHSGITMLRYSSEPEEVVLADPKPSDCIRRGSARVVGSMMLLKSNQEMHVPFTQDAPLMTEDMHEERLQAVEAFGDSFNFSAQLERDILSSDMSAFKAANPDAVFEDFIRWHSPGDWENDDAQENGSTNKLAMVNPNNFWPPRGQLSQRMSEHGNLWRNIWNDAPALPASEQKPLLDPNREGEKVLHYLETIRPHQLLEQMVCTAFRASADTLNQTSYGGLKQMTTKMEQLYLTMASVLKPVQANRLSAGSEIFEDLRRLCGILEHVEKLLTVAASLHRKFLQAPRLSEAIFSDYYNFYLPRMRTGSVEDNVQMEFDKKQQVRTHERRVISNMFTTPTANQSWRKVLSMGNLLNGHEPILREIIFSMRDRVSGNHYAAHTPMVYQQEIETYRMYICGTSNDLRVALSVVSCD, from the exons ATGGCGTCCTCCAGCAAAATAGATTCCAATGCAGAAGACGAGGCTCCGCAAGAGGAG GTTGAGCACTTCGATGATTTCACGCTCGCCTCTTCATGGGAAAG GTTCATTTCTGAAATAGAGGCGGTTTGCCGGCAATGGATGGCTGATGGTCCAAAAAATTTGTTG GAAAAGGGTGCTGTTCACCTGGAATTTTCAAAGAACTTATATAAAGTCAAATCTGACTTGAAGTATGCCTCAAAAAGCTATTGCATCGAGTACTACTTTGAGAAAACCAACAATGACA GCAGAGTTTCAGACTGGAACTTCAACTTGCATGAGTTGCAGATGTGTTTTGGGGTTAACGATTTTTTG GTGATTGCTCCTCAAAGTGCTAGTGGTGTAGTACTTGATGCACCGGAGGCTAGCAAGCTTTTAAGTGCAGTTGCAATTGCTTTGACAAATTGTTCAAG TTTGTTGCCTGCACTTGTTCCAGTACATGATCCTTCTAGGAAAGCATACATTGGCATCCAAAATATGGGAACTGTTTTCACCAGAAGATTCGAGGCAGATCATATCGGTACACAGGTTCCAGTACAACTTATGCATTTGGAAGGATTGTACGAGTTGTTTATTTCAAAGTTT GCCTACTCCACACTGGACTTTTCTGTGCATCTTTTCAAAGTCAATTTTACGATGAAGCTAACGTACAGAACAATTCCCTATGATGATGACCATGATCCCCAAGGAACTGATGCTGAAATTACAGAACCTGGAGGAAACCCTGTTAGTGATACCCACAACAAAGTGCAATGGGATGACGATTGTCCTTGGAGTGAGTGGTATTCTGCAGAGGACCCGATTAAAG GATTTGAATTGATTGCCCTATGGTCAGAGAAGATGATTGAAAGCTCTCTGCAAATGGCCGAATTGGAAAATGATTCACCTCATGATGCTGAGAAGTGGATACTATTTcccaaattttctcaaaattt aAGTGATGGTTCCAAAGGAAACCAAATTGGATTTTCTTCCCAATTGCACCTTTTGATTGATGCATTAGATATGTCATTTGAGGCTCAATTTATCGAAGATTTTGTTTCAG GTCCTGATAATTTGAAGACCTCAATGATTATACCTCCACCTACAGTCATTGATCGTGTACTTAAAGAACTTTTCCATGAGG GAGTGCGAGACCCAGATTTTGCCAAGGGCGGGCATAAGAGTTCTCGAGCTATTAAAGGCGCACCTCTTCAATCTCTGTTTGCACAGTTTTGTTTAAACTGTCTTTGGTTTGGCAGCTGCAACATACGTG CTATTGCGGTGCTTTGGATAGAGTTTGTTCGAGAAGTTCGGTGGTGTTGGGAAGAGTCACAGCCATTGCCCAAAATGCCAGCTAATGGTTCAATTGACTTATCCACTTGTTTGATTAACCAGAAACTACAAATG CTTGCAATATGCATTGAGAGGAAGCTTGAGCTGAATGAAGACTACGAAGATTGTATTGGAAGCATGGATCAAGCTTCTCCTCATACAAAG GAGGAGGATTCAGTTGCAGAAGACTCAGACTCATCCATAATGCGAACACCTAGTGAAGATTTCAAGGGGAAACGTGACAG CCCCTTGACACCAGAGAATTTACATCATTCTGGAATAACCATGCTGAGATATAGTAGTGAGCCTGAAGAAGTGGTGTTGGCTGATCCTAAACCTTCCGACTGTATCAGGAGGGGTTCAGCTCGTGTGGTGGGGTCTATGATGCTTCTGAAGTCAAATCAAGAAATGCATGTCCCGTTCACTCAG GATGCACCACTTATGACAGAAGACATGCATGAAGAGCGGCTCCAGGCTGTTGAAGCCTTTGGTGATTCATTT AACTTTTCTGCTCAGTTGGAGAGAGATATCTTATCTTCAG ACATGTCAGCATTTAAAGCAGCAAATCCAGATGCtgtttttgaagattttattcGATGGCATTCACCTGGAGATTGGGAGAATGATGATGCCCAAGAAAATGGATCAACTAACAAACTTGCTATGGTGAATCCAAATAATTTTTGGCCTCCTCGAGGACAACTTTCACAAAGAATGTCCGAGCATGGAAATTTATGGCGAAATATTTGGAATGATGCACCTGCTTTGCCTGCTTCGGAGCAGAAGCCTCTCCTGGATCCAAATAGAGAAGGAGAAAAG GTCCTTCATTACCTTGAAACAATACGACCTCATCAGTTGCTTGAGCAAATGGTCTGCACTGCCTTCAGAGCTTCAGCGGACACTTTAAACCAGACTAGTTATGGAGGCTTGAAGCAGATGACAACCAAAATGGAGCAACTTTACCTTACTATGGCATCTGTGTTGAAACCTGTGCAAG CAAATCGTTTATCTGCTGGCAGTGAGATTTTTGAAGACCTAAGACGCCTATGTGGCATTCTCGAACATGTTGAGAAGTTGCTGACTGTTGCAGCTTCTCTTCATCGTAAATTCTTGCAAGCACCACGCCTCTCTGAAGCAATATTTAGTGACTACTACAACTTTTATCTTCCAAGAATGCGAACAGGCTCAGTAGAGGACAACGTTCAAATG GAGTTTGACAAGAAGCAACAAGTAAGGACCCATGAGAGACGAGTTATATCGAATATGTTTACTACTCCCACTGCAAACCAGTCATGGAGAAAAGTTCTGAGCATGGGTAATCTTCTCAATGGCCATGAACCAATCCTCCGAGAGATCATATTTTCCATGCGCGATAGAGTCAGTGGCAATCACTATGCCGCCCATACTCCTATGGTTTATCAACAGGAAATAGAAACATACCGTATGTATATATGCGGAACCTCAAACGATCTCCGGGTAGCCCTCTCTGTTGTCTCGTGTGATTAG